The nucleotide window AGACGAAGGTGTTTTTAACCCTCTCCTGTTTATGACCGGGAAACCATACGCAATAATGCTTGATAAAGTGTTGAAGGAAGGCAGCCGCGGCTCTGTCCTTGATATGGGTACGGGCTCAGGGGTCGGCGCGTTGATCGCAGCCAGGTATTCGGACAAGATCCATGCCGTTGACATCGATTCAAAAGCAGTCGCCTGCGCACGGGAAAACGTTGAGAATTCCGGCAAGATGAGTACGGTCCAGGTCTATCAGGGGGACCTTTTCGAACCTGTAGAAGGATTTGTATATGATGCGATCCTGTTCAGCCCGCCGTATTTGGCTAAAATCCCGGTATCAGGCGCCGGCCGCGCACTTTACGGCGGCAATAACCTTGAAACTATAGACAGGTTTTTTTTCGGGGCAAAACAGCATCTGGCACCTTGCGGTGTAATCTATATGCTGTGCTCAAGCGAAGGGCAGAATGACATGATACTGGAATTTATTAAAAAGCACAAGTACCGGTTCACCCTTTCTGCAATGAGAGATATTATACTGGAGCGGTTGTTCCTTTACAGAATTAATCCGGAGTATTGAAATGGGCGAGAAAGAAAGGGTCCTAAAATTAGTATATTATTTTAATATG belongs to Candidatus Liberimonas magnetica and includes:
- a CDS encoding methyltransferase — its product is MNRFCYDPFSFPRKYVRAVYNKMFHKRLRLRAGRTACVTIKGTRFNIDEGVFNPLLFMTGKPYAIMLDKVLKEGSRGSVLDMGTGSGVGALIAARYSDKIHAVDIDSKAVACARENVENSGKMSTVQVYQGDLFEPVEGFVYDAILFSPPYLAKIPVSGAGRALYGGNNLETIDRFFFGAKQHLAPCGVIYMLCSSEGQNDMILEFIKKHKYRFTLSAMRDIILERLFLYRINPEY